A window of the Aquarana catesbeiana isolate 2022-GZ linkage group LG05, ASM4218655v1, whole genome shotgun sequence genome harbors these coding sequences:
- the LOC141145548 gene encoding E3 ubiquitin/ISG15 ligase TRIM25-like encodes MASADVRQELDCSICLNIYTDPVNLRCGHNFCRVCIDGVLDTQEGSGGYSCPQCREEFQDRPVLQRNITLRNIVEALRSSQLEEGKTGIFCTYCYHSPVPAVKSCLLCEASLCDNHLRVHSKSPEHVLTDPTTSMENRKCSIHKKILEYYCTEDSACICVSCSLAGEHRGHKVETLDEASEKKKQKLRNVLQKLMTEREETEKRVQSLQDRRRKVQEKSAGLTERVTALFIELRRQLEDLEKRVLRNISSQEERISWSDLIHQLEIKKEDLSRKMEDIEELCNMTDPLTVLQESDTGDLCDTEEGDDEDRERHDRLLHDGGDLDVSGISHTLDTGLSDMIKRINVFFYIQEASDILLDVNTAHNNLQISDDMKTVSWSDIEQNRPETPERFQYWAQVLSSQRFSSGRHYWEVDVSEAENYRIGMCYPSIERGRDQSLIGNNNKSWGLYRYSGGCYLKHDNKEIRISPNLSSNRVRIYVDYEAGQLSFYDLCDPIRHLHTFTTTFTEPLHAGLYVRKGSITISGGERRREK; translated from the coding sequence atggcgtctgctgatgTGAGACAAGAGCTGGACtgttccatctgtctgaacatttatacagatcctgtaaacctgagatgtggacacaacttctgccgggtctgtattgatggtgtgttggatacacaggaggggtctggaggttattcctgtcctcagtgcagagaagagttccaggatcggcctgtactgcagaggaacataacactacgtaacatagtggaggcTTTACGATCTTCTCAGCTGGAAGAAGGGAAGACTGGAATCTTCTGTACTTACTGCTatcactctcctgtacctgctgttaaatCCTGTCTcctgtgtgaagcttctctgtgtgataaTCACCTaagagtccacagcaagtcaccagaacatgTCCTAACTGATCCCACCACTTCCATGGAGAACAGAAAATGCTccatccataagaagatcctggagtattactgcactgaggactctgcctgtatctgtgtgtcctgcagttTGGCCGGAGAACACCGGGGACACAaggtggagactctggatgaggcctccgagaagaagaaacagaaactgagaaatgttctgcagaaactgatgacagagagagaggagacggagaaaagagtccagagtctgcaggatcgcaggagaaaagtacaagaaaaatcagctggtctaacagagagagtcactgccctgttcatAGAGCTCAGGAGACAGCTggaggacctggagaagagagtcctgaggaacATCTCCAGCCAGGAAGAGCGGATCTCATGGTCTGATCTGATCCAtcagctggaaataaagaaggaggatctgtccaggaagatggaggacattgaggagctgtgtaacatgactgacccactgactgtcctacaggaatcagacacaggggacttgtgtgatactgaggagggagatgatgaggacagagagagacatgatagactcctccatgatggaggggatctggatgtgtCTGGAATCTCACACACATTAGACACAGGGTTATCTGATATGATAAAAAGGAtaaatgtattcttctatatacagGAAGcttcagacatattactggatgtgaacacagctcataataatctacagatatcagatgacaTGAAAACTGTATCCTGGTCAGATATAGAGCAGAATCGTCCAGAAACTCCGGAGAGATTTCAGTACTGGGCCCAGGTATTAAGCAGTCAGAGATTTTCCTCGGggcgacattactgggaagtggatgtcagtGAGGCAGAAAATTATAGAATCGGGATGTGTTATCCCAGTATAGAGAGGGGAAGAGATCAGTCACTGATTGGAAATAATAACAAGTCCTGGGGTTTGTACAGGTATAGCGGTGGGTGTTATCTAAAACATGACAATAAAGAGATCAGAATATCTCCCaatctctccagtaacagagtcaggatctatgtggattatgaggccgggcagctgtccttttatgatctgtgtgacccgatccgacacctccacaccttcaccaccaccttcactgagcccctccatgccggGTTATATGTAAGAAAAGGTTCTATAACAATATCTGGGGGTGAAAGGCGACGtgagaaataa